A single genomic interval of Pseudomonadota bacterium harbors:
- a CDS encoding SurA N-terminal domain-containing protein has translation MRMIKFGVVALALVSIAAYAAGCGSGSSSGKVLVEVNGEKITEGDLDFLSEVNPRIAQQINNPEGKKRILDNLVEQNLLYQQAIKEGINRDPKVKAKADLYRKVIIAQALVDDAVEKMAKDYYEKNQDEFKKLKLSHIQINFGDEKGKKDKKA, from the coding sequence ATGAGGATGATAAAGTTCGGTGTTGTCGCTCTGGCGCTGGTGTCAATCGCAGCATACGCAGCCGGCTGCGGCAGCGGCTCCTCGTCGGGCAAGGTGCTGGTCGAGGTCAACGGCGAAAAGATAACTGAAGGGGATCTCGACTTCCTGTCCGAGGTGAACCCGAGGATCGCACAGCAGATCAACAACCCCGAAGGCAAGAAGAGGATACTCGACAACCTGGTGGAGCAGAACCTGCTGTACCAGCAGGCCATCAAGGAGGGGATCAACCGCGATCCCAAGGTCAAGGCCAAGGCGGACCTCTACCGCAAGGTGATCATCGCGCAGGCCCTGGTCGACGACGCCGTAGAAAAGATGGCGAAGGACTACTACGAGAAGAACCAGGACGAGTTCAAGAAGCTCAAGCTCTCCCACATCCAGATAAACTTCGGAGATGAGAAGGGAAAGAAGGACAAGAAGGC
- a CDS encoding acylphosphatase, which translates to MERVRIIVHGMVQGVFFRANTIRQAERMGITGFVRNLPDGSVEAVAEGPRADLEGFVAWCHRGPDMARVERVDVSWESPSGSFRGFGLG; encoded by the coding sequence ATGGAGAGAGTACGAATCATCGTCCACGGCATGGTCCAGGGGGTCTTCTTCAGGGCCAACACGATAAGGCAGGCGGAGAGGATGGGGATAACGGGATTTGTCCGCAACCTGCCGGACGGCTCCGTGGAAGCGGTGGCAGAGGGACCGAGGGCCGATCTGGAGGGGTTCGTGGCCTGGTGCCACAGGGGGCCGGACATGGCGCGCGTTGAAAGGGTGGATGTGAGCTGGGAGAGCCCGAGCGGCTCTTTCCGCGGCTTCGGGCTTGGCTAG
- the ruvX gene encoding Holliday junction resolvase RuvX → MRILCLDIGSKRIGLAASDPMGLIAQGIGVIERRGGGRDFDEIMRHARELEATLILVGLPLDEEGGIGPQAAKVEAFTARLKGAMEAAGLDTPVEMWDERFSTATAEQRLIEADVSRKRRREVIDKMAAVAILQDYLDSRGDRLEGGEGFLG, encoded by the coding sequence ATGCGTATTCTCTGCCTCGACATAGGCTCCAAGCGGATCGGGCTGGCAGCCAGCGACCCGATGGGGCTGATCGCCCAGGGTATCGGCGTGATAGAGAGGCGAGGGGGCGGCCGGGACTTCGACGAGATCATGAGGCATGCGCGTGAGCTCGAGGCGACCCTCATCCTCGTCGGCCTGCCGCTCGACGAGGAGGGCGGTATCGGGCCGCAGGCGGCAAAGGTCGAGGCGTTCACGGCCAGGCTCAAGGGGGCGATGGAGGCCGCTGGCCTCGACACGCCAGTCGAGATGTGGGATGAACGTTTTTCAACGGCGACGGCGGAGCAACGCCTGATCGAGGCGGACGTGAGCAGGAAGAGGCGCAGGGAGGTGATCGACAAGATGGCCGCGGTCGCGATCCTGCAGGACTATCTCGACTCGAGAGGGGATCGGTTGGAGGGAGGGGAGGGGTTCTTAGGATGA
- the mltG gene encoding endolytic transglycosylase MltG, whose product MRAIRRFLAFVLIASAFLAAATGLAIYVGATRWRSQLTAEVLIEPGMSMRAIAARLAREGVIGTPRLFEVVGRARGVDRRLKAGTYEFPAGVRMPEVMGMLARGEVKQYAFTVIEGWTIADIARALERQPFLVDDDMPARFAAAAREPGKAAALGFEGAPTLEGYLFPDTYLVAKPLGEAALIKVMTDRFAEVWKDLSAEGSPREGMGMRDVVTLASIVEKETGDPSERPLIASVFFNRLGRGMPLQSDPTIIYGLVDFDGNIRKQDISNPHRYNTYLHPGLPPGPICSPGKASLAAVLNPSPSDYLYFVSKKDGTHEFSATLSEHSSAVRRYQLNGGRMAGER is encoded by the coding sequence ATGAGGGCGATTCGCCGCTTTCTCGCATTCGTGCTGATCGCGTCGGCTTTTCTCGCGGCGGCCACCGGGCTCGCGATCTACGTGGGGGCGACGCGCTGGCGTTCGCAGCTCACCGCCGAGGTGCTGATCGAGCCCGGCATGTCGATGCGCGCGATCGCGGCGAGGCTAGCGCGCGAGGGCGTGATCGGCACCCCCCGGCTCTTCGAGGTCGTAGGCAGGGCGAGGGGGGTGGACCGCAGGCTCAAGGCGGGCACCTACGAGTTTCCGGCCGGCGTGAGGATGCCCGAGGTCATGGGGATGCTCGCGCGCGGAGAGGTGAAGCAGTACGCGTTCACGGTCATAGAGGGGTGGACCATAGCCGATATCGCCCGCGCCCTCGAGCGCCAGCCGTTTCTGGTCGACGACGACATGCCCGCGAGGTTCGCGGCCGCGGCGAGGGAGCCGGGAAAGGCCGCGGCGCTGGGCTTCGAGGGGGCGCCCACCCTCGAGGGCTATCTCTTCCCGGACACATATCTTGTCGCAAAGCCCCTCGGAGAGGCAGCCCTCATAAAGGTGATGACCGATCGGTTCGCGGAGGTCTGGAAGGATCTCTCGGCCGAGGGCTCCCCGAGGGAGGGCATGGGCATGAGGGACGTGGTGACGCTCGCCTCGATAGTCGAGAAGGAAACCGGCGACCCCTCGGAGCGCCCCCTCATAGCGTCGGTGTTCTTCAACAGGCTCGGGAGGGGCATGCCCCTGCAGAGCGATCCCACCATCATCTACGGCCTTGTCGATTTCGACGGGAACATACGCAAACAGGACATATCGAACCCGCACCGCTACAACACCTATTTGCATCCCGGGCTGCCGCCCGGCCCGATATGCAGCCCCGGAAAGGCCTCGCTGGCCGCGGTGCTGAACCCCTCGCCGAGCGACTATCTGTATTTCGTGTCGAAAAAAGACGGGACCCACGAGTTCTCCGCCACCCTCTCGGAGCATTCGAGCGCTGTGAGGAGATACCAGCTGAACGGCGGCCGGATGGCCGGCGAGCGATGA
- a CDS encoding amidohydrolase family protein — MPDRPIIVRNACIIAGRGRAIPCGFILARGGTIESLGDDSRAPDARGARAIDARGRYVLPGLVNPHMHLYGMLALGAPARRARAFGQVLERLWWRLDRALTLDDVHASALLGAIASVRAGVTTVFDHHASYGAIRGSLHTVSEAVRQVGLRACLSFEISDRGGRRLRDEAAEESASFLESIRARIAREPGCLQRGMVGLHASMTLSDATIEAARELMEVYGVGAHVHVAEGAEDVAATRRRFRITPAARFAEMGVLRRGSIAAHCVHVNGRDISLLKRSGATVAHNPMSNLANAVGVAPVLAMARAGVPVAIGTDGMSAGISQDALLASVVHRAGARDAQAGMREAAYAIWGAAPELASGAFGCGLGRLRRGAAADFIIVDAVPRTPVTAANAEAHLIFGALSAPVRTTIVAGRELMRDFEIRGFDEVSLAARARRLAARLWKRM, encoded by the coding sequence ATGCCCGATCGCCCGATAATCGTGCGCAACGCCTGCATCATAGCGGGCAGGGGCCGCGCGATCCCGTGCGGCTTCATCCTCGCGCGCGGCGGCACGATAGAGTCGCTGGGCGACGACTCCCGCGCGCCCGACGCGCGCGGCGCGAGGGCGATCGACGCGCGCGGCAGGTACGTGCTGCCCGGCCTCGTCAACCCGCACATGCACCTCTACGGCATGCTCGCGCTGGGGGCGCCGGCCCGCAGGGCGAGGGCGTTCGGCCAGGTGCTGGAGAGGCTCTGGTGGCGGCTGGACAGGGCGCTCACACTCGACGATGTCCACGCTAGCGCGCTTCTCGGCGCGATCGCCTCGGTCCGCGCAGGGGTGACCACGGTCTTCGACCACCATGCGAGCTACGGCGCGATACGCGGCTCGCTCCACACGGTATCGGAGGCGGTGAGGCAGGTGGGCCTCAGGGCGTGCCTCTCGTTCGAGATCTCCGATCGCGGGGGCAGGCGGCTCCGCGACGAGGCGGCCGAGGAGAGCGCGTCGTTTCTCGAATCGATCCGCGCGAGGATCGCGAGGGAGCCCGGCTGCCTGCAGCGGGGCATGGTGGGGCTGCACGCCTCTATGACGCTCTCGGACGCCACCATCGAGGCGGCGCGCGAGCTGATGGAGGTCTACGGCGTGGGCGCGCACGTGCACGTGGCCGAGGGTGCGGAGGACGTCGCCGCGACCCGGCGGCGCTTCAGGATCACGCCCGCCGCCAGGTTCGCGGAGATGGGCGTGCTGCGCAGAGGCTCTATCGCGGCCCACTGCGTGCACGTGAACGGGAGGGACATCTCCCTGCTCAAGAGAAGCGGCGCCACGGTCGCGCACAACCCGATGTCCAACCTCGCCAACGCGGTCGGCGTGGCGCCTGTGCTCGCAATGGCCCGCGCCGGCGTGCCGGTGGCCATAGGCACCGACGGGATGTCGGCCGGGATTTCGCAGGACGCGCTCCTGGCCTCGGTCGTGCACAGGGCGGGCGCCCGCGACGCGCAGGCCGGGATGCGCGAGGCGGCCTATGCGATATGGGGCGCGGCCCCCGAGCTCGCGTCGGGTGCGTTCGGCTGCGGGCTGGGCCGGCTGAGGAGGGGGGCGGCCGCGGACTTCATAATTGTGGATGCGGTCCCGCGCACGCCGGTCACAGCGGCGAACGCGGAGGCGCACCTCATCTTCGGCGCCCTGTCGGCGCCGGTGCGCACCACGATCGTTGCGGGCAGGGAGCTCATGCGCGACTTCGAGATCAGGGGGTTCGACGAGGTTTCGCTGGCCGCCAGGGCGAGGCGGCTTGCCGCCCGCCTCTGGAAGCGCATGTGA